A window of Jannaschia sp. M317 contains these coding sequences:
- a CDS encoding flagellar hook-length control protein FliK, whose translation MPREVAAHRHEPIQIDGPPPSDAARDTPSPTATPATPVVGRPDFDASATLRPAAERDPGSATLAPSFLGDTIGPGPLRDADQSALAGPAQIAPTASVPVNQLSTALPVHIRQQLAELQQQDADGVSVRRSQTEGTEIELSPVELGRLKMVLQQGERGLQVTITVERPETLDLVRRHLDTLQRSLTSDGINISGVHVGAEGAGHSAARDQTAEGRHGTSAAANSIDEPTGPTPSRTDANRLDMRL comes from the coding sequence TTGCCGCGCGAGGTCGCGGCCCATCGCCATGAGCCGATCCAGATTGACGGCCCGCCACCCTCGGACGCGGCCCGTGACACCCCCTCACCAACCGCCACACCCGCCACGCCCGTTGTCGGTCGTCCAGACTTCGACGCCTCTGCGACGCTGCGCCCCGCAGCCGAGAGAGACCCCGGCTCCGCGACCCTCGCGCCCAGCTTTCTGGGCGATACAATCGGACCGGGGCCTTTGCGCGATGCGGACCAATCGGCGTTGGCGGGACCTGCACAGATCGCGCCAACTGCCTCTGTTCCGGTTAACCAGCTTTCGACGGCCCTGCCCGTTCATATCCGGCAACAGCTCGCAGAGCTTCAGCAGCAAGACGCCGATGGGGTTTCAGTTCGCAGATCCCAAACGGAAGGGACGGAGATAGAGCTTTCTCCGGTGGAGCTCGGACGCCTGAAGATGGTGCTGCAACAAGGCGAGCGGGGCCTGCAGGTCACGATCACGGTCGAACGGCCCGAAACGCTCGACCTGGTCCGGCGCCATCTGGATACGCTGCAACGGTCGCTCACGTCCGACGGCATCAACATCAGCGGGGTGCATGTCGGGGCCGAAGGCGCGGGCCACTCCGCCGCACGGGACCAGACCGCCGAGGGACGGCACGGCACATCGGCCGCGGCCAATTCCATCGATGAACCGA